The Haematobia irritans isolate KBUSLIRL chromosome 1, ASM5000362v1, whole genome shotgun sequence DNA segment TAATTTCCACAAAGAGGGACTGTTCGAAACCGAGACTTTTTACACGCATTGGGAAACATTTAACATAAACCGAGGTGAGTATAAGTTCAGTAGCCCAGGGGGCTAGTTAGAAATTTgacatttgttaaaaattctcgACATTTATGACATTACACACCTTggcatattttgattttttcaaaacaaataaatattatttttatttattaaagttaTGAGTACAGCAAAATATCAATGTTCACTATAGTAAATAGATATTTCACCATAGTGAAAAGTTTCGGTCCTGAAACAAATCTATTCAAGAGGAGTTCCTTTATTACCCGCCTTTCTGTTCATTACCACAAACCTATGTCATTGACAGCACTGTTGTGACGACTATTGTGAATACCTAACTAAACAGCTGTTATTGTACGTGTCAAAATCACAACAATAATAGTTATCTGTTTGCCGAATTTGTAAAAACTCGTaggaaaatatataattaaagcaATGGCagcattaaatttgttaaatatcaATGTTGATACACTTTTCGAACAACATGGTGTTGGGGAAATTGATGCAGTACACAAGAAAATCCAAGAGGTGGTGGAAAACAAGAGAGAAGAATTAAGAACTATGGTTGGGTAAGAGAGATAAATAGAAAATCCATTTGGCTTGGATAAAATCACTCCATCCATGCATTTTTTCTCAGGGAGCGGTATCGTGATCTTTTAAAAGCTGCAGATACAATAACATCCATGCAGGATTCCACTAAAGCTCTCATAGAGCAGGTAGATAATATCAATGCCAACTGTAAGAAACTAAGTGAACAACAATTGCTGGGATTCAAAACAGAAACGGATAGTGCCGGTGAATTGAAGACACGCAATGCCAATAAACAGTTGAATAACTATTTTAGTACAATGGTGCAGATTAAATTACTAACATCCTTGCCCGAAATGATATGGTCTCAAATAGATCGTGAACATTATTATGCAGCAACGGAATTGTTTATATTTAGTCGCCACATAAGTACGGGCCTACAATTGGATTCTAGTAATCCATTAATGCAGAAATTACCAGTGGCCAAGAaacaatgggaaattttaaaaccCTTTCACATGACTATAAAACAGCAAATATTGAATGCCTTGGAACGAGAAAATCTAGCTCCAGAATTGACAGCAGATTGTCTATTGGCTTTGTTGCTGCTGGATCGATGTACTATGGAGATGGTGTTGAAGACATTTCTAAATTTACGTTCTGCTGCATTTCTCAATTGTCTGACAGCGGAAGGTGGCAGGGTTAAAGAAAGGATTCTAATCAGTTTAAGGGTGCTAAATGAAAGTTTGGATATGGTAGCCAAGTGTTTTATGGGTAAGTGGAAGCTATGATTTGATGTTTTGCAAATCGCAAGAAAATACTTTCAGTGATCAAATGGTAGATTTGATCACTGAAAACTCGAAACCTACTGAAAAAAGTAAATAGTTTttctctaaaagaaatttttcttttcagtaagTAGTATAAATTCCCTTATTTTACTGTCTAATAAGCTCGACTAaacattgtaataatatgtaatttaaatgatttggacaaTGGAATAGTCTGCATTGATTTCAGGCTAACATAGAAATTTGGGAATAAAACTAAAACTCATTAAATTAAGTCGGTCGGTGCCTACAATATTATATccagcaccactttgtagatccacattttcgatagcatatcaaatCTGTCCAATGGGTTCGGTGCTGTATACAAAGGTTTTTGTTCCCAtctacatatttttaaatctgacccgatttggacaaaatttgttagatttcTACAAAAGTTAAGTAGGCTAATGCCcagggatggaacacaatgttagtaaaaaacatttaaatctgaaccaagtttgagccaacttcgcaaaagtgtatttatgatttatcggttgatagatatgtattagaggtataggcaaaacggagtaatttttacaagttttcgacttagcagtggcgattttctaaggaaaatgtgggtattttggccatttttgcccaaatcggaaaaacatagatATGGAAGCcaaatcgaaatctgaaccgatttcaaccaaatttgacatgcatagtttctatgttaattctaccccctgtacaaaatttcacgaaaatcggattacaaatttgCCATCTGtggtgacggaaaatcgggtgaaaggtatatatgggagctatatctaaatctgaaccgatttcaaccaaaattggcatgcaTATCCAGAACTTAAATTCTTAAAttctaggttatgtggcagcccgatgtatcaggctgacttagactattcagtctattgtgataccacaatggtgaacttatctcttatcactgagtgctacccgattccatgttaagctcaatgacaagagacctcctttttatagccgagtccgtacGTTGTTCCAAATTGCAATcaaaccaattagagaagctttgaaaccctcagaaatatcagcagcattactgaggtgggataatccactactgttcggtcgaagcaggaatcgaacccacgaccttgtgtatgcaaagcgggcatgctaaccattgcaccacgatggctcccgagctatatataaatctgtaccgatttcaaccaaattcagcaagcgtagttaaaatattaattctactccctctgcaaattttcacgaaaatcagagtacaactttggcctctgtggtcatattagtacaAGTCggtcgaaagatgtatatgagagctatatctaaatctgaaccgatttcaataaaacttaaCTACTCTTCTAATTctccttgcgcaaaatttcaaccaaattgggcccatataagtgcatatcgggcgaaagatatgtatgggaggtatatctaaatctgaaccaatttcttccaaaatcaagagGGTTCTGACCCAAATGTTGAgtgttgtgccaaatttgaagtcgattggattaaaactgcgatctagactttgatcacaaaaatgtgttcacaaacaggcggacagacggacggacagacgaacatggctagACCGACTCACGGACcctccctgagcattattgccaaagacatcatgtgtctgtctcctctccttctgggtgttgcaaacatatgcactaacttataataccctgttccacagtggggcacagggtataaatagcaaaagtaaaatataaaacaagtttactaaaatcaaaaagatttttttattatttgtttataaatttatataaattcatttattttgttATCCCAAATAtcttacaaatttaaaatttcccttTACTTTTGCAGAAGATGGAATTCTTTTCAAAAAACTCAAGGAGCAAACAGATCCAACGGCACCACCAACCATAGCACGCATGGACAATGATGATGTACAATTTGCCCATTTATTGCCtgatattataacgaattttaggccaaaatttgaggcaataaattttaaaaatgaatcAGTGGCTTCATCCTTGGAAACATTCCTGGAGGATACCCAACGTATAGCCGACGTTCACTTAAAACagcttttcaattttgtcaccaATATGAATACAATTCAAGATATCAAAACGGAAGCCAATAATCTTAGAAAACAATTAAATCTATCAGTTTTAGCCACACAATGTAATATAACACAATCTATGGATTTCTATGAATTGCGTTATGTACCGCTAATAAATCAACGTATACGAAATATAATCGAAGATAGTTGGACAAAAGGTATAGATCAAACCTTTGCAGCCCTTGAAAATACGATACAAAATGGAGATGCTTTGAATCGAGGAAATTATTCCCTTTGGCAAGAGTTATCCAGTGATTTACCAAACAGTTTGGATCAAGCTTTAAGTGAAGAtttgaaaacgaaaaaaatgctaatgaAATCCAAAGGTTATGATGACAAGATTATCCGAATAGCAACGGAATATGATAATCATTTGGCAGCAATTATAAAGGAGATGAATATATTGTTGGAAGAACCCACCACCAAGTTGGAAGATAAACAAGCTTTGGTGGAGTTCTTGAGAAATACGGCACAAAAACAAATAACCGTATATATCTCGAAAGTGAAGCAGCTAAACTTACAGGCCTCACAAAGATCAGCTTTACTGTTTGCCATACGTTGCTGTTGTGCTTTGGTGGAACTTTGTCCTCAtatgaaaatatgtttttgtcAATCTAGCTCATGGCGTAAGCTATTGGGCCAGACTTCCAAATCTGCGACTTCTCAAGAACATTGGCAGAGAATTTGTGGTCTTCTCGAAGATGAAGTGTTTCAATTGTGGATATGTCTTTTAAATGGTATCTTGGATGAATATAAATGTGATCACTATTTGGCTAATGTGAATACAAGTACTGTGGTTACAGAAGATTTTGCGGTAAGTCTAgacattttattatgaaatcatattattattattattggccGTAAGGGCATCATCTTTTATTGACGTTGTCTGTGGATACCTATTTTTATTGTCGTAGATGTGAATATGAGGGAAAATGAATATGTGAGGAAAAATAAATCCGTATGTGAATATTTGTTTCTGCGccatctatacacacaaaattttttttctgattcaatcacgaaattaattgatccaattaattttttaattgaaatgtcttcaatcacagaaatgatagtatcaattaaaaaactaattgaaggtcaattaaaaaattaattgatcaaattaaaaacaagtatatacggccgtaagtacggccaggccgaattttatgtaccctccaccaaggattgcctagaaacttctactaaagacggtcatacacaattgaattatttgggttgcggccaatggcaaggcatcttaaaacttcttaacatcatcttttaaattgtgagttaatccatggggaatatatattaggcaaaacaaGGGCCGAATAAATacctatatattcagttcttgaccggtatatatagggcagAAATAAttgcgaaccgatatgaacacttgtgcggtaattataaagccagaaagccagaattgaaatatggggctcgatttatatgggggctatatataattatgaacacgattctaccaaaaatgacagattttttactgtttggtagattggtagaattcttgatgttttggaagattttgcaaaatattcctctctaactaagagttgcttcataaattttctatagataaaaaattttgacaaaattttctacagaaataaaattctgaaaaaatttttctatagaaatgaaattttgacaaaattttctatagaaatacattcttaacaaaattttctatacagattatgttttgacaaaattttctaaagaaataaaatgttgacaaaattttctatagaaataaaattttgacaaaaccttctatagaaatataaaattttgacaaaattttctatagaatataaaattttgacaaaattttctatggcaataaaattttggtagattatttttgactcttagagactccgcaagccaaatctggggattggtttatatggggggctatatataatt contains these protein-coding regions:
- the Cog1 gene encoding conserved oligomeric Golgi complex subunit 1; protein product: MAALNLLNINVDTLFEQHGVGEIDAVHKKIQEVVENKREELRTMVGERYRDLLKAADTITSMQDSTKALIEQVDNINANCKKLSEQQLLGFKTETDSAGELKTRNANKQLNNYFSTMVQIKLLTSLPEMIWSQIDREHYYAATELFIFSRHISTGLQLDSSNPLMQKLPVAKKQWEILKPFHMTIKQQILNALERENLAPELTADCLLALLLLDRCTMEMVLKTFLNLRSAAFLNCLTAEGGRVKERILISLRVLNESLDMVAKCFMEDGILFKKLKEQTDPTAPPTIARMDNDDVQFAHLLPDIITNFRPKFEAINFKNESVASSLETFLEDTQRIADVHLKQLFNFVTNMNTIQDIKTEANNLRKQLNLSVLATQCNITQSMDFYELRYVPLINQRIRNIIEDSWTKGIDQTFAALENTIQNGDALNRGNYSLWQELSSDLPNSLDQALSEDLKTKKMLMKSKGYDDKIIRIATEYDNHLAAIIKEMNILLEEPTTKLEDKQALVEFLRNTAQKQITVYISKVKQLNLQASQRSALLFAIRCCCALVELCPHMKICFCQSSSWRKLLGQTSKSATSQEHWQRICGLLEDEVFQLWICLLNGILDEYKCDHYLANVNTSTVVTEDFAHWEIITIEQKDDQEMSVQSTFRIPTQPRISLQAYVHVLITNLKEIVPETLPTKVLLKLKNMLCEDFLQHYSRLIENTETSVLGQNIALQLYFDLKFLQNSFDISREQKEKFTTLQNTYKEFIDPFDFELFSAHLMANVKRAVTRYNCLLGVLTTTPTTTTVTNQTNQSAASSTGHQEKDPNVLSLCSSGATTLWFPLLPVVSSTTNVVTSTSHEVTRKVLSSEMEKPSPTRKSGTLTARRSDSKSKSGAASFFGAMSQEWFR